A portion of the Patescibacteria group bacterium genome contains these proteins:
- a CDS encoding histidine phosphatase family protein — MRNKYILLRHGETIYQTKKDDLLYPWPDFITSLTKTGKKQAETAAKKLKSKKIDLIYSSDFLRARRTAEIVAKELGLKVKVDKRLRDINWGVYQDRPVKDYLQFFSSIKQRFSKRPPKGENWRDVKKRMMDFIKDIDKRHRNKKILIVSHGDPSWLLIGTMRGLNEDKLFKKRTERFSPYKDFYPNVGEFLKVK, encoded by the coding sequence ATGAGAAATAAATATATTCTTTTGCGGCATGGAGAGACGATTTATCAAACCAAAAAAGATGATCTTTTGTATCCTTGGCCTGATTTTATTACTAGTTTGACTAAAACAGGTAAGAAACAGGCAGAAACTGCGGCTAAGAAACTTAAAAGTAAAAAGATTGATTTAATCTATTCTTCAGATTTTCTAAGGGCTCGCCGAACAGCAGAAATTGTGGCTAAAGAGCTTGGTTTGAAAGTTAAGGTTGATAAACGGCTTAGGGATATAAATTGGGGAGTTTATCAAGATAGGCCAGTAAAAGATTATCTTCAATTTTTTTCTTCAATAAAACAGAGATTTTCAAAACGTCCTCCTAAAGGCGAAAACTGGAGAGATGTGAAAAAAAGAATGATGGATTTTATAAAAGATATTGACAAAAGACATAGAAATAAGAAGATTTTAATTGTTAGTCATGGAGATCCTTCGTGGCTTTTAATCGGAACAATGAGAGGTCTAAACGAAGATAAGCTTTTTAAAAAAAGGACTGAAAGGTTTAGTCCTTATAAAGATTTTTATCCAAATGTTGGAGAATTTTTAAAAGTTAAATAA